The genomic region AATTGGGGGCTTCTGGGCTAACTGACCACCCCCCTCTTCGGACTAAGAGTAGCTGGAGGCGGGGATGGCAGGCCACGCAGACCCTCGGGAGATGGAAAACGCTGAGTGCAGGTAGGTGAGAAGAGGACCGAACACTTCCTGACTGGCACAGCTTAGTTTACCAAGTCCCGACatctgggacccttgtccccatAAAGGCCCAGTGAAGTCATTGCTGGTTTTCTCCCCATTCTCCCCATGAGAGATTAAACTACTGGCCTAAGGTCCCACGATGAGTGATTCGTGGAACTTGGCCTAGGCACCCAGGTGGGCTTTTTCTGCTTCCCCAGCCTGGTCCCGGGGCTGGGAGCACCTTCCCAGAACAAGCTGGCAGACCTGGTCCCTGGGAGAAGGCCTGGGCCCGGCTCGGAGGTGTGCGGAGTCAGCCTGCTTCTTGGCACATTCTGCTTACCACAGTGACAGCTCCTCGGGGGCCCGGTGTGTCCTGGTGCACCCAGCCTCTGGTTTCCGGGAGGGAAAagccctgatttgtagcatttgccaattttcatggtgtaaatactcctacCATGTCCTGCCTCAGGTTACCAAGCTGATGCCACTGTAGGAGTTGGAAAGGTGCAGACACTGGGCTCTCACAAGCCATCTAAGGAGCCAGTTCCAGTACACCCTTGACCCAGACCCAGTGACCTTGGCTTGGTCTGAACTATGGAGATACCTTTTGGTCACAATCCCCTAAAGTAAGGGAGGCTGTGGAGCATGGAGGCCTAAGGATGGGCGAAAGTGAGACCTGAGGTCAAATCCTGGGCCTGCCACTTACTATGATTTCGCGTTAGTTATTTAACCCCTTTGCCCCATTTCCTCAATGGTAAAGAGGGTATAATAAATAGTACCCACTTTGTAGAGTCATTGTGAGGGTGAAAAGAGttcatgatagaaaaaaaaaaaaagatgcaaagtGCCTTGTAAGTGTCTGGGCATAAATGCCCAATAAATGCCAGCTCTTTATTATTGGTGGTAACTGACCCCATTGACAGCACTGGCTCCAGAGCAGAATCTGAATTCCCCATTAGAACCTCCTGCCCCGATCATGGGCAgatgctgggtggggaggggagctccTGTGACTTTTCCCCAGTCACTCAAATATGGATTCAGACCCTCCAtctctggtgggaatgcagttcTTTGACTGCTTGGGCCTTTTCTCCAGGGGAACAGAGGTGAGAGTGCACCcagccctcccccgcctcctcctggtccgagagaggcagagggagtgcTGACTTCACCACCTACGTGCTAAGGCCCTTAACGCATCTGACCCCAGGCCCTGTTCCACAGAGAAAGGCCAGAAGGGTCGAGTGTAGACTATTGCCAGGGCATGTAAACTGGGTGTAGTGGGAAACCTTCGAGGAGCCaggtggcctgcagggagcaCTGGGCATCTGGGCACTGAAAGAAGGTAAAGGTCACTGGAGACGTGACCTTCCCTGTGACCTGCTGAACCTGGCTGCAGGGCCACGGGGTGCCATTCTGGAAGACTAGTCCCTGAGCACCCTGGCCACCTCCTGTCCCTTTGTGCTCCTACATGGGGCAATCTTAGACTCTAGACACAAGCCAGGCTGCCTTACAGCCTTGCTCTCCTGATCCAGCCCAGAGAGCCGAGCTGTGTGGAGAGACGGGGGAGAGAGGACTAGGGGTACTCAAACTCCTGGGTCCTTGGAAGAGGGAGAGCAGCTGGATGGGTTCATCGGGCTCGGATGGATGCAGGAAAGGTGAGTTCTGCTGAGGCCCTTCATCCTGATTTAGGGCCAGAAGGAGAAGTTCTAGAAGGCAGGGACTCAGCACTCCATGCCTAGCACAGGGCTGGCCGTGGAGCTGCAGCCTGACCATAACTGATGGCCCCAGAGCACCCACCCCTCCTTCATGTCCATGAAAACAAAGGAGGTGGACTGAGAGGCTGGGTATGGAGACCTCAATACCCAGCCCAGCTGTACACTGAACACAGCTGAGGACACAGAGAAGTGGACAGCCTGAGAGGAGGTGGGCTCAGACACTCGCAAATAATGATAAAAGGTGAGCAGTGTGCCTGCTCTCCCAAACCGGGGGCTTGAGGAACCTTCGTGATTGAAACAGGAAAGTTTGGGTCTAATTGGCAGGTGGCCAACTTTACACCCTGAATGGCAAGCCTGAGATTCTGGGCCTGAACTATTTAATAACATAAATAGAACTTCTacttaacctttaaaaaaaatctattaaaaatcgtggaatggcccagccggtgtggcttagtggttgagtgtctacctatgaaccaggaggtcacagttcaattcttggtcagggcacatgcggggatttggggctcgatccccagtagggggcatgcaggaggcagccaatcaatgattctctctcatcattgatgtttctctttctcttcctctcccttcctctctgtaatcaataaaaatatattttaaaaatcatgggaTGATAGAATGTTCGAGTTTAACTCCCTCAAAGTCCACATAGGGCAATGctcacagctgctgcagctgAGACCCACCCTGCCACACAGaactggggctggagctggagcccaCAGGTCTCTAAGCATGGAGTCTCAGGAAAACCCAGCCTGGCTGGAAATGGCTGCGGTCGGGCCCTGTCCCTAAGGGTGAGTCCCCCTGAGGAGTGGGGGTGTCTCAGTCAGATCCAGAACCAGGGCGGAGGCACCCCTAGCCTCAGCCTAGTCATACAGGTAGCGGCCCTGGCATCccctgtggctggggaggaggggaggagacccTGTGCCAAGGGGGTGAGAACTCAAAAGCTTCAGGAAATGTTTGAGAGAGGCTTGTGGAAAGGTGGCTCATGTAGAGCCTGCCCGAGGCGATCAAATTCAATGCCGGCTCCGTGATTTCTGTGCAGCTCTGAAGCCAGCACGGCCCATGCCACCAGGTTCTAAGGGCCAGAGCCTTGCCCAGAGATGCGCGCTTTGAtggccggagggggcggggccgtggtTGCTTTAAAGCGTCCCCGTCGGTCGACTCCGGGCTGTGCAGCACGGGACACTCAgaggcgcggggcgcggggagcTGCTGCCGGAGCAGGGAACCCAGAAGCGCCAGAGGGGCCGGCAGGGTTGGGGCGCCCTCACAGGGCTGCCAGGGGTGCGGCGTGGCCTCGTCGCTTCGGAGATGGCGGGGCACCTGCGGTGACGGTCTCGTGCCAGAGGGTTCCAGCCTTGCGCTCCTGGGCGAGCATGGAGCGCCCTGAGCCCGAGCTGATCCGGCAGAGCTGGCAAGCGGTGAACCGCAGCCCGCTGGAGCACGGCACCGTCCTGTTCACCAGGTGAGGgtggccctgagccctgggcggGCAGGCACCTGGCCAGGAATGGGTTCCAGGTGGCCGGCCCGGCTCCAGAGGAGGGAAAGCTGACCGCTGCCTCTGCACCGGCGCCTCCCGAGGTGCGCACAGGAGTTGGTCCAGCGACCCCTTCTTGCTTCCCGCGCCGCACCTCCGGCTCAGCGAGGCTCCCTGGGGGCGGAGAGGGTCCTCTCCGGAGTCTCCTTTCACTCGGGCCAGCAGACACCACCCCGGGCGCTGCGCCTCCGCCCTGGTTCTGCTCCTCCTGAGTTTGTTCCTTAGATAGTAACTCCAGGGGTGCCCACCGCTGCCAGTAAGGGAAACCGCCCGTACAGGGAGGGTGGGCTGGATGCCTGGCTGGCAGAGCATGGGGTCCAGGCCCCAGGAAAGTGCACTTCCACCAACTAACAGGAGGATGAACCTTTCCCAGGAAAAGACCAGGCTAGGACAGAGAACCtccaggcaggggaggacagatgCCCGAGTCTCACCACCCGGAAGAGGGGTAAGGGGGTGCCAGCCCctaagggggaggaggaggcaaaaCTTCAACCTCAGCTTGAGCCATCACCAGTGAGGCACGGTTTCCTTCCACCATAGTTTTTCCTAAGCCAGCACAGAACTTCTGAGGAAGTTTTTCAAACCCCAACCCCCAACCTCCCgccctccacccctgcctccccccaaagtggaaataaattCACAGAGTTACCCAAAACCCAGATGCACCCTCTCAGATGTGGCTGAGAGCTTCTGCTTTGTGTCTCCTGGCTTTCCCCTGCTTACTCAGGCACCCTCCGTGGTTCCAAACTGTGTGACCCTAGGGAAgctccttaacctctctgggcttttgtttcctCCATAAAATGGGTAAGGAGTTCttaatactattattatcatcgCTGGCCAGAGCCCCCTCAGACACGATGAGACTAGGAGATGCTGACCCCAAAATGGGAAGGgttaggggagggagagagagagagagagagagagagacttttccCAGGCTTTCTGTTTGAGGATCCCTTCttgccccagtcccctcaacatGCTGGGTCCTATGAGTGGCCTGGGGACCCGTGTTCTTTCTAGGAAGGGGGTTCCGGCAAAGCTGGTGAAGGGGTCCGTACCAGGTTGGAGGGTATGCTGTAATTTACGGCCAAACCTCtggcccacccccactcccacggTGGCAGCCAGGGCTCCCGGGGCTCGCGGGGCTAACACCCGGGGCTGACACgggcctccccctgcaggctgttTGACCTGGAGCCCGGCCTGCTGCCCCTCTTCCAGTACAACTGCCGCCAGTACTCCAGCTCCGAGGACTGCCTCTCCTCGCCTGAGTTCCTGGACCACATCAGGAAGGTGAGGGGAAGGACGAGCTGGGTTGCCCTCCAGGATCTAGCAGGCGCCTTCCTGGGAGAGAATGAGGGGCATGGGATAGTGAAAATGACCGGTTTTCTGCCCCAGGCCCGGGCTCACTGCCCTCCTGCTCCTTTCCCTCTGCGCTGAACTGCACCCTGTCTGAGGCAGTCAGCCTGCTCCCCGCCCTGTGCTCAGCCAGCTGGTCCCAGCTCTGTCATTGCCCTTGGCCTTGTCCCGGGCTCCTTTAGATGGTGCTGGCGCTCATCTACTAGGGGCCGCCTGCCTGTGAAAACCAAGCTGGGTTTTCTTAGAGGCTctcccagggcctcagtttcccctcgtCCCAGGCAGACAACACTGTCCCGCAGGCGTGTTTAGGGCTTTGAGCCTCTCAGAGGTTTCTCTCACCGTGTAGTCGGCCGTCACACATTGAACACCTACTGTATACAGACACAGGTCGCTTTCCATTTCTCATGACTCTCTGACCTCCAGTCGGGACCCCCAGGTTCTGTGAGCAGGGAGATGGCTCTGCCTGTCTCACTGCCACCTTGGCCTTGACAGGTGATGCTCGTGATCGATGCTGCGGTGACCAATGTGGAGGACCTGTCCTCGCTGGAGGAGTACCTGGCCGGCCTGGGCAGGAAGCACCGTGCAGTGGGTGTGAAGCTCAGCTCCTTCTCGGTGGGTAGAGGGGCTcctctctctcctgagctcctGACCTGAGGCCACCACTCTCTCCCGGTCCTCCCTTATCTCGCCCTTCCTTTACCCTCACACGACTAGGGCGAGGCACCTGCATCGGTTACACACGTGCTGTGTGATCCTGGTACtgccttgacctctctgagcctccaatTTTTCTTCTCTGGTGTGACTTCTCCTAGAACCATAGAACGTTAAGGAGCCTGTGGGATTAGCCGGTCGCTCAGTGTTCTGTTCCTGTGTATAAGACCCGCTCAAACAAACAATGATGCCTAACTTCTCTGGGCTCATTGGGGTGGTCCCTCTGTGCCACATGGTGTGGCTAGAGCCACTCATGCAGTGCATTCAGCTGGAGCTCAGCTGGGGATGGAATGTCAGGGTGGCCGGGCATCCTCGGCGTCTCTCTCCCTGTGGCCTCATCACCCGGTGGTCTGGCCCAGCTTCTGTCCAGAGCAGCAGCTGAGTTCTAAGAGCGAGTGTTGGAAGAGGTCAAGCCCGGGGTGCAAGTGCTCTTCCAGGCGCTGCTTGCATCACTCTTGCTAATGTCTCATCTGGCTGACGTCCCATCGGCCAAAGCCAGTCACACCGATGAGCCCAGTGTCAAGGTGGAGGATCCCTACTCAaggtggggttccttggggcACTGACGTGGCCGTCTACCACACAGTCCAGCCATCCTGCCAGATGGTAGGCACCTTGAGGAAGGGACCGAGTTTGTCTGGCGCTCTCCATCTCCCGCGCTAGCACGGTGCCTGGTCTCCAGTGGACAGTCAGTAAATATTCGTggaataaataaatcttattttattatgaCTATACACCAGAGCCATTATTATTGTTGAAGGCTTACTGTGCGCAGATGCTATActaagctttttctttctttttttaaaatatattttattgattttttacagagaggaagagagagggatagagagttagaaacatagatgagagagaaacatggatcagctgcctcttgcacaccccctactggggatgtgccagcaaccaaggtacatgcccttgaccggaatcgaacccgggacctttgagtccgcaggccaacgctctatccactgagccaaaccggttttggctatactAAGCTTTTTGTagatgacctcatttaatcatcTCAACAACCCAATgaatcagaacttttttttttactttcttggttTAACTGATGAagcacctgaggctcagagaggagacataccttgctcaaggtcacagttCATAAGTGGTGGAGTCAGGAAGTGAACCGAGGCCCCGCTGGTTACAGAGCCCGGGCTCTTCACGCCCCGAGTGCCGCCTTGCAGAGGAGGAGACAGGCCTGTGGGCAATGGCTCTGCTTGGCCTGAGCTGGGGGTCCCAGGCAATGCCTCCGCCTCCCTCCTGGGGTGGTTTCAAGGCTGGGAGTGGGGTGAAAGGCTTTGTTCACTATAAAGGCTCACCTTAAGGGGGGACAGTGGGTACAGTGTGGTACCCAAGGATTGGGGCAGAATCCTGCTCAGAAAGCACGAACCCTgtgcaggagagaggaaaggcccgggagcccttcccagccccaggcctcagttttctcacctgtggaATGGGGTGATGCCTTCCTGCTTGGGAATGACAAGGTGCTCCTTGCCTCTGCAGACGGTGGGCGAGGCCCTGCTCTACATGCTGGAGAAGTGCCTGGGCCCCGCCTTCACACCAGCCATGCGGGCAGCCTGGCGCCAGCTCTTCGGAGCCGTGGTCCGGGCCATGAGTCGAGGCTGGGATGGCGAGTAAGAGGCAGCTTCTGCCCAGCGGCCTCCACCTGGTGGCCTTcccctgtctgtgtctgtctgttgGTCCGGGTGTGTTGTAGCCTTGTCTGCTTGACCATATTGCAGGGGCGATGGAGCAGGGCTGGGTCCCCGTCCCACCCCCACTTAAGTACAGAGCGGTGTGCCTTTCCTTTAGGACAGGGCTTCTGGATTTCCCTGCACCCCAGTGGCttcttccctgcctccttctctccctctggggTCCCCTCTTCTGCCATGAGGAGGAGCAGCGCTTTAGGGGCATTGGCGTCCTGGGGCCGGGGAGGTATTGGGCTTTGAGAGAAGGGGCTCTTCCGTCAGCCACCGTTCTGGGGTGAGCCTGGGCCCAGTCGGGGAGTGGGAtggccgagctccaggcaccttTTGAATGCTTTCCTCTCTCGGGGTGTTTGCTTTTCACAAGGAAAGGGAGGGACGGCTTTAGCCTTCATGGTGGAGTCACAGGCAGGTCATCAGGAGAGCCGCTGAAGGGACAGGGGACCTGGCTCGTGAGGGGCTCATTGGGGTCTCGGGGGCCTACTGAGATGTCACTGcaatctctcccctccctcactcAGCACTCTGGTGGCAGCTCCCTTACCATCTCTCTGTAGGAACCAGCTAGCCAGCCAGGGTCGGGTGGGGCTGCGGGAGGCCAAGGAAGGAGGGGCCACTTCACTCGGAGAGACCTGAGTCCGGGCAGCTCTTCCTCACCACGCACCCCAGCAGGGCCCCGGTCTCATCTCCTGACCCTCCATTCTGCCTCTGCCCGCACCCAACGGTAGGCCCACCACTCCCCAGCTTTCACGCCTGGTGTGTGCCCGTACtcaggtgggtggatggatggaaggcAGTGTGAGAGGCCCTCTACCCTCGCCCTGAGCTGTCTGCACTTTATCTTTTGTTCTGTGCTGTGTTTGTGTAAACTCATGAGGAATAAACCTCTTCTGTGTGCCTCTCTGAACCTCGGGGACTGGTCTTTTCTTGGGTGTCAGCTTGTACCAGATGAAGCTGCAGAGTGATGGATGTAGGACAGGGCAGGAGTTTGGGGTCAGGAGGGCCAACGTGagaacaggtaaaaaaaaaaaggggggggagggagggccctggGGAAGCCAATGGTGGAGCTGGAGCTAGGGGTCTGTGGTGGAAACTGCCTGGCAGGGCACCAAATCCAGTTCTTCTTCCACCTGGGCATAGAGCTGGACTacgtttcccagcctcccttgcaattCGATGGGCCATATGACCAAATTCTGGCTCATAGAATGTGTGGACATATATGCTATCCCTAGACCTGGCCCCCCAAAACTCCTGCAtgctcctctgtgctctgtcatccgTCTGCTGGCTTGATGCAGACCTCACAGCGACCTTGAGGACCATGTGTTGAATATGGCAGAGCCACTAGGTgaaaggagcctgggtccctgaatcaCCGCTTGGAGGAAGACAACCCACTAATCACAAGTGCCTGTTGGTGCCAGGTACTTCTCCAGGAGGTAGAGCAGGGACTCACCCGTTTTGAATTTTACAGGAAAGAGACATACGCTACTATTGTGTTTGCACCATGATACATTTGGGGGTTGGTTTGTTACAACACATGCCCATGCTAATTCAGATCTGAAGTAGGTCATTGGTCAGGGACCTGGGAGCCCCCACCTGCTGGTGGACAAGGTGAGGCCAGGGAGAGGAATGGGCCAGATGCCAAGACCGCAGCAAAGGGCACTAAAGACTCTGAGGACGTCTTGTAGATCCTACTTGGAGGGGAAGGTACCAATCCCAGGGCAGGGATTTTAAGGACAGTAAATGAGTTAACCTGGAATGTGCATTGGAGTTGaagagcaggtgtgtgtgtgtgtgtgtgtgtgtgtgtgtgtgtgtgtgtgtgttcgggAGGCTCAGGCAGATAGGGGTAGAGAGGtagccagggcctggggaaggagcagCATTAAGAGTGGGCATATcatgagtcagagaaagacaaataccatatggtctcgtttatatgtggaatctaatgaagaaaataaaatgacaaataaaatagaaacagaggcatggatacatgaaacaggCTGATggctgtcagagggagggggactggaggctggatgaaagaagatgaagggattaagcacaTATGACACAGACACAGATAACTGTATGGTGATAGCCATGGGGaaaggggagtggaggtgggcaaaagcgggggtggggtggggtggtgattGGGACGGAAAGAGACTTTATTTGTGGGGATGACTGCACGATgcaatgtgcagatgatgttttgttgagttgtacacttgaaacctgtatggctTTGTgaactgtcaccccaataaattcaataaaaaaggagtAGGTATCATATTAACAGGTTTGGGGTTAACCCCCGACATGCTCCTGGCCTGGTGTGGGGTCCTAGAGCTGGGCTGTGAGTGGCTGCAAGGGCTGTACCCGGGCCACTGTCCTCACCCTGaggcttcagttttctcagccAAGACCATGTTGCTGGTGCCAGCAGATCCCCAGCTCCCAGCCGGGCTCAGGTGGCCAGGCCTGCCGGGGGGGTGACTGCAGACAGTGGGTCTGGAGCATGTTAGGAATGCTTTTCCCACTGTGGCACCGAAAGCATTTTTTCTTCGAGCCCCACTCTCCACGGAGAGAGGGCCTCCTCCAGGTGAGATCTGATAACAGCTCAGACTCAGGCCCACGGTTCTCGAGTGTTTGACGCCCGCTCAGGTGACCGGGGTGACCTGGCTTTGGAAAGACCAAGCACTCTCCTCTGACCTGTGTCTTAAGCCATCCTAAGCATGATTGCTTTTCGCCTGTCTTAAAGGCTACCCTTCTGCTTGTGcacgtgtgcatgcatgtgtgtgtgtgtgtggtgtgtgtgtgtgtgtgtctgtgtgtgtgtgtgtgtgtagtagttCCTTCCCTTTCTCAGCCCTGTAATCTCCTCTCTCCTGTATTCCTCCTGTTTATCATTCACATGTCCCATCTTATGCAAAGAACTGCCTCGCCCTgcacccctcttctctccccagctcccaccctgtTACTTCCTTTGTAGCAAAACTCGTTAAAAGAGTTGTCTTTCTTGgcaattttttatttcctcactCATATGAGCAAACGGGAACCTACTTCAACCAGGCTTTCATCCCCACCCTAATCTGTTCCGGTCAAGGCCACCAACAACCTTTATCCTGTGAAATTCAGGGTCATGGCTCAGTCCTCATCTTGCTCTTCTGCTCAGCAGCACTGGGAAGAGTTGATcactctttcctttatttttaaatgttttattatggaaaattgttcacatacacaaaaatcagAGCCTCATGAATCTCCATGTACCCTTCACCCAGCATCCGTGGTGAGCACTCAAGATATCCCCACACCCCTTTTATTTGGCTGGAGAGTCTTACAGCAAACCCCACCTTCCTGGTCTTTCACCAGTAGAGTCTTCCATATGAACTTCTAGCTGATACATTTTTCACCTCTTAACCCATTCCATCAACACACCTACCCAGATGAACAGTATCTCCGCAACCTCACCTAATGCCCAGTGCATATTTGAAATCCCCTGATGTCTCAAAGATGTCTTTCTGCAGCTGGTTTGTTCAACCCAGGTGCAAGCAAGGGCCACCGACTGCATCTGGTTGTGTCAAACGTTTCATTCTCTACAgcctctctcccatcccccagA from Eptesicus fuscus isolate TK198812 chromosome 5, DD_ASM_mEF_20220401, whole genome shotgun sequence harbors:
- the NGB gene encoding neuroglobin, with amino-acid sequence MERPEPELIRQSWQAVNRSPLEHGTVLFTRLFDLEPGLLPLFQYNCRQYSSSEDCLSSPEFLDHIRKVMLVIDAAVTNVEDLSSLEEYLAGLGRKHRAVGVKLSSFSTVGEALLYMLEKCLGPAFTPAMRAAWRQLFGAVVRAMSRGWDGE